The DNA region CTTAACATCATCTTGAACGGAGTGGGCGAGGGTGAAGCGTATTACTACAGTTACAGCTACGGCTACTACGGGGATGATAAAAAGAAACTAAATGATTAAGTAGGAAAGGTTGGTACTAGTAGCAGAGAGACTTTAGTGCATTTATCTTACGTATAAGATGAATAATTATTGGCTCTCTGCTTATCAAAGAAACTTAAAGCTTGCTAACACACATAGGCCAATTATTAATTTAAAATGATAAAGACTTTAAGGTTATGAAGCAGAGTTAATATATAATTTTCTTGATTTCGAAATAGTTTTTCATGCTAAAAACAAACTCTTATACTCTTCTTCTTTCGTATATCTACCTATTGAATTGAAGTTAAGCAAAGAGCTTAAAAGAAGTTAACCCAAATCCGCCAAACGTTATGAACTATTCAGAAAACACCCTTCGCTTAGATACGGCTTATGGGGAAGCGAAAAAGAATCGAACGAATCTTGAAAGCCGCCCCAGCTTGCACTCACCGGTAGCTAACTCCTCTCAGATGCCAATTGGGAAGCGTTGCTTTGATGTATTGATGGCCAGTTTTGTAGCCCTTACGGTGTTGAGCTGGATGATTCCTATGATTGGAGTGCTAATCAAACTTTCCTCACCGGGTCCCATCTTTTTTGTGCAGTGGCGTACGGGCCGTAATGGTCGCCGATTCCGCTGTTTGAAGTTCCGCACCATGCGTCACAATCAGGTGGCCCCCTTCAAGCAAGCCTCCGCTGATGATCCACGAATTACGCCCATCGGTAAATTCCTTCGTAAGACGAACTTGGATGAGATGCCGCAGTTTTTAAATGTACTTTGGGGCGATATGAGCATTGTGGGACCGCGTCCACACGCGTTAGAGCACGATGCTCAGTACTGGGAGGTCGTGCCGGGTTTTCCGACGCGATATTTGGTAAAACCTGGAATTACGGGTCTGGCTCAGACGCGGGGCCTACGGGGGGAAGCAGGGCTGAAGGATATGGAACATCGCTTGAAACTGGATCAGTGGTACATTAGAAGGCGCTCAGCAGTGCTGGATGCCAAGATCTGCTGGTGGACGGTTGAGAAAATGATCAAAGGTGACGAAAAAGCCTATTAGAGATTGAAATGCATTTTTTATAAGCTACTATAAAAAGCTTATTCTCCCATTGTAAAATCCTTTACAAAGAACTTATTATGAAGACGGCATTAATTACGGGTGTGAACGGCCAAGACGGCGCATACCTGTCCGAGTTACTTTTAGAAAAAGGCTACCTGGTGCACGGTGTCAAGCGCCGGGCCTCCCTAATCAACACCGAGCGGATTGATCATCTCTATCAGGATCCCCACGAGTCTAACGTGCGCTTTAAGCTGCACTACGGGGACATGACCGATTCGACCAACCTGATTCGCATCATCCAGGAGACGCAGCCCGACGAGATCTACAACCTGGCGGCCATGTCACACGTGAAGGTGAGCTTTGATACACCCGAGTACACGGCTAACGCCGACGGCATCGGCACGCTTCGGATTCTGGAGGCGGTACGCATTCTGGGTCTGGAGAAGAAGACCAAGATCTACCAGGCTTCGACCTCGGAGCTGTATGGCTTAGTGCAGGCCGTTCCCCAATCGGAGACGACGCCTTTCTACCCCCGGAGTCCCTACGCCGTAGCCAAGCTCTACGGCTACTGGATCACGGTCAACTACCGGGAGGCCTACGGCATGTACGCCTGCAACGGGATTTTGTTTAACCACGAATCACCCTTGCGAGGCGAAACGTTTGTGACGCGCAAGATCACGCGGGCGGTAGCAGCCATTGGCTTGGGGATGCAGAAGTGCTTGTATCTGGGGAATCTGAACGCCGAGCGGGACTGGGGTCATGCCAAGGATTACGTGGAGGCGATGTGGCGGATTTTGCAGCAGGAGACTCCGGAGGATTACGTGATTGCTACGGGGGTGACCACGCGGGTGCGGGAGTTTGTGAAGCTGGCCTTTGCTGAAATTGGCGTGGAAGTAGCCTTCAAGGGCGAGGGCGTCGAAGAGAAGGGCTACGTGGTGAGCTCATCCAACGAAGAATTTCAGTTAGAGGCAGGCAGCTGCGTAGTGGCGGTGGATCCGGCGTACTTCCGGCCGACGGAGGTGGAGCTGCTGATTGGGGATCCGACCAAGTCGAAGACGAAGCTGGGCTGGGAACCCAAGTATGATCTGGCGATGCTGGTTCGGGAGATGGTGGAGAAGGATGTGGAGGTCTTCCGCCGCTCGAGTAAAATGCAAATTGAGCATTTAATAGGTTAATATATAAAAGAAGGTATAATAAAATACTAAACAAGATGGGACAAGGCGATAAAAAAACTAATTTATTAATAAAAGTACCAAGAAAAATTGTAAGCAATTTGAGAAATGAAGTAAATCGGTTTATCCAATATTTTCATGAAGTTAAGCTGAACTTACAAAATAAATATTCAAGAAAACAACTGGATAGTAAATCTGATAATATAGTGGTTTCTGTAACGTGCTATCCTGCAAGGATTAGTACGTTACATTTAACTTTGGAGACAATTTTCAATCAAAATCTAACACCTGATGTAATACACTTATGGTTATCATTAGAAGAGTTTCCAAACCAAGTACTACCAAGTCAAATAGTTAAGCTACAAGAAAGAGGATTAAAAGTCACTTTTGTATCAGAAAACATTAGATCATATAAAAAATTGATATATGCACTTAAAGCGTATCCTAACTCAACTATCATAACAATAGACGATGATATATTATATCCGAAATACTGGCTACGTGAAATGATAAACTGTCATAATAAATATCCATTAGATGTTCTTTGCTATAGGGGACATGATATTATACTTGAATCTGAAAAAAAGATTATTCCATATAATAGAATGATTAACAATATATCTAAATATGGACATAACTCATCATATAATATAATGCCAACAGGAGTATCAGGTGTACTATATCCTCCTAATTCCTTGCATAAAGAAGTTTTTGAAATTAGTAAATTTTTGAAATTAGCTCCTCATGCAGACGATATATGGTTTAAATGTTGCTCATTATTAAATAATGTAAAGTGTAGACGTGTAAAAGGAGAGAATGTACATTTTTTAACTATTAGAAGTACACAAAAAGATTCTTTATATAATATAAATGTGTTGCTAAACAGAAATGATGAACAAATGAAAAATTTGTTTGACGAATATAACTTATATGATATGATAAAGAATTAATCTTCAAAATTAAAACCTGAAAAGAGAATGTCAATTAAAAAACAAGTAATTACTGGTGTAAAGTGGACGACTTTTAGTACAGTAATTATGGCTGTAACGCAAATTTTACGTATTTCTATATTGACCAGATATTTAGATAAATCAGATTTTGGACTTATTGCAATAGTGACATTTGTTATGAGTTTTATGGATTTGTTTAATGATATGGGTTTAACTTCAGCAATATTATATAAAAAAGATATTTCAGCAAAGGAATATGCAAGCCTATATTGGCTAAATTTATTGGTAAGTATACTAATGTATATCTTAGTCTTAATTATCTCTCCATTTATTAGCGAATTTTATAATCAACCTTTACTTAAGGTGTTAGTGCCTTTGCTGAGTTTAAACTTGATAATCTCAGCAATAGGAAGGCAGTTTAAAACTATAGAAAACAAAAATCTTCTATTTAAAAATGTTTCGATTGTAGAATTGTCTGGAGTAATTGTAGCTTTTATTATAGCAGTAATTATGGCTGTAAGAGGTTATGGAGTTTACTCTTTAGTATATCCAACAATTATTCAATATTTAGTCGTTAATTTGACTTTTTTATTAATAGGTCTCAAAAAATATGGGTTATTAATTCATTTTGAATTAAAAGAAACTAAGCCTTTTTTACGAATTGGAGGTTATCAAGTAGGGGGGCAAATTTTTAATTATTTAAATAGAGATTTAGATATTTTACTAATAGGGAATTTATTTTCAGCCGAAGTTTTAGGAGGTTATAGTCTAGCAAAGCAACTGGTATTTAGGCCTGCTCAGATCATAAATCCAATTTTAACAAAAGTAGCTTCTCCAGCATTAGCTAAATTTCAGGATAATATAGAATTGTTAAAAATAAACTATTTAAAACTTATTAACATAGTATCAAATGTAAATATATTAGTTTACGTAGGTATTATGGTTTTTTCTCCGTTATTAGTTAAAATAATGTATGGGAATGGTTTCGAAGATATTGTAGTATTAGTTAGAATATTAAGCGTTTATATGATTTTGAGAGCCATTGGTAATCCTGTTGGTAGCCTAGTCGCTGCAACAGGAAGAACAGATTTAGAGTTTTATTGGAATTTTATAACATTGTTTATAATGCCGTTATTTATATATGTTGGTTCGAAATTGGGCATTGTAGAGGTTACAATATCTTTAGATATAGCTATGATAATACTTTTTGTTCCTAATTGGAAATTATTGATAAATAAGCTTACAGGAGCAACGTTACAAGAATATCTTAGAGCAATATTTACAGTC from Siphonobacter curvatus includes:
- a CDS encoding sugar transferase yields the protein MNYSENTLRLDTAYGEAKKNRTNLESRPSLHSPVANSSQMPIGKRCFDVLMASFVALTVLSWMIPMIGVLIKLSSPGPIFFVQWRTGRNGRRFRCLKFRTMRHNQVAPFKQASADDPRITPIGKFLRKTNLDEMPQFLNVLWGDMSIVGPRPHALEHDAQYWEVVPGFPTRYLVKPGITGLAQTRGLRGEAGLKDMEHRLKLDQWYIRRRSAVLDAKICWWTVEKMIKGDEKAY
- the gmd gene encoding GDP-mannose 4,6-dehydratase — encoded protein: MKTALITGVNGQDGAYLSELLLEKGYLVHGVKRRASLINTERIDHLYQDPHESNVRFKLHYGDMTDSTNLIRIIQETQPDEIYNLAAMSHVKVSFDTPEYTANADGIGTLRILEAVRILGLEKKTKIYQASTSELYGLVQAVPQSETTPFYPRSPYAVAKLYGYWITVNYREAYGMYACNGILFNHESPLRGETFVTRKITRAVAAIGLGMQKCLYLGNLNAERDWGHAKDYVEAMWRILQQETPEDYVIATGVTTRVREFVKLAFAEIGVEVAFKGEGVEEKGYVVSSSNEEFQLEAGSCVVAVDPAYFRPTEVELLIGDPTKSKTKLGWEPKYDLAMLVREMVEKDVEVFRRSSKMQIEHLIG
- a CDS encoding MOP flippase family protein; the encoded protein is MSIKKQVITGVKWTTFSTVIMAVTQILRISILTRYLDKSDFGLIAIVTFVMSFMDLFNDMGLTSAILYKKDISAKEYASLYWLNLLVSILMYILVLIISPFISEFYNQPLLKVLVPLLSLNLIISAIGRQFKTIENKNLLFKNVSIVELSGVIVAFIIAVIMAVRGYGVYSLVYPTIIQYLVVNLTFLLIGLKKYGLLIHFELKETKPFLRIGGYQVGGQIFNYLNRDLDILLIGNLFSAEVLGGYSLAKQLVFRPAQIINPILTKVASPALAKFQDNIELLKINYLKLINIVSNVNILVYVGIMVFSPLLVKIMYGNGFEDIVVLVRILSVYMILRAIGNPVGSLVAATGRTDLEFYWNFITLFIMPLFIYVGSKLGIVEVTISLDIAMIILFVPNWKLLINKLTGATLQEYLRAIFTVNMTMIKSLVNYLIKIPART